The Nostoc sp. 'Peltigera membranacea cyanobiont' N6 genome contains the following window.
GAAATTGAAGCGCCATGCATTGTAATTGTGGAAGCAAAAAAAGCTGATTTAAGAACTGGGTTTGGACAATGTATTGCCGAAATGGTTGCAGCACAAAGATTCAACGCCACAAAAAATCGTCTAGTTCCGGTAATATATGGTTCGATTAGCAGTGGTACGCAATGGCGATTCCTGAAACTGGAAGATAATATTGTCACTATTGACTTAATAGATTATCCTCTTCCACCTGTGGAACAAATTCTAGGATTTTTAGTTTGGATGCTTCAAAATGGTTGATAGGTGCATAGGCGGAGCTAGCAGTTCCAAGCAGCCATTTGGCAAGTGGTTCCCGATGCATATCTCAAAAATCAGCTATTTATTTGTTGTAGTTGTTTTATTTTTTCTATCAACAGATGAACTTGAACAGGTTTGTTACGAAACCAATCTGTTGACCAAATGCGGTGAATTTTCCAACCAAGCCTTTCAAGAACTTCTTGTCTGAGACGATCGCGATCTCTGGCAGTAGGTGAATTATGGTAAGATGCACCATCACACTCAATCCCTAGTAAAAACTCACCAGGGCGATCGCTATTGACTACACCAAGGTCAATCCGGTATCCTGAGCATCCAACTTGGGTGCGGATAGTGTATCCCTGCTCGACTAAAGCATGGTAAACATCTTCTTCAAATGGCGAGTCAAAATCGGGCGTATCTGTGTAAGAGTTACCTTGTAGTCGTTTTCCACCACTTGCTGCGTACTCCAGGTAATCATGCAGTAATTTTACACCTTTGCTTTGGGCGCGTGTTTTGTCGATGTCACCAGCCACAATGGAAGAAACGAGTGTAATTTTACTTTTTGCCCGCGTGACAGCGACGTTGAGCCGTCGTTCTCCACCTTGCCGATTTAAGGGGCCAAAGTTGAGATAAAGCTTACCTTGAGAATCACGAGCATACCCAACGCTGAGTATAATGGCATCTCGCTCATCACCCTGAACGTTTTCTAATGCTTTCAGAAAAAACTGAGGTGAGTTATCACTGCAAAATGTCTCCAGATTGGGGTGATCTTTCCCTAAAATCTCAATTTGCTCCCGAATCGCGTCGGCTTGGTTTTCGCTAAAGGCAATAATACCAAGGGATTGTTCTGGAAACCGTTGAAAATGCTCCAATGCCAACTGAGAAACCACTTGAGCCTCGCGTCGATTATCTGTGCGTCCACTGCGATCGTAAACACCATCAGGAACGTGTCGGAACGATACTCCCAAATCTGAATTTTGAACTGGGTTTGGAAATGTAACTAATTCGTCGTCGTAAAAATGATGGTTGGAGAAAGCTATCAAACGCTCATCTTGACTGCGGTAGTGCCATTTTAGTGTGCGTCCAAACATAAACCTTGAACATTCATCTAAAACGCTTTCATAGCTTGCATCATCTTCATCACCGATATCTTCTTGGCTGTCTCCGGTTGAAAAGAATGATGTGGGAGGAAGTTGTTTTTTGTCTCCAATTACAATCACTTGATTAGAACGGATAATTGAAGGAACAACATCCTCAGTCCGAAGTTGAGATGCTTCATCAAAGATGAGAACATCAAAATGAATTACATCTGGATTGATATATTGACTAACAGAGAGTGGACTCATCATCCAGCAAGGCTTTAAGGCTTTAGCAATATTTGGTATTCCCTTTTGTGTATCATTGAGGAGTTTACGAATGGGTAAATGTCGGCTTCTCTTATTCGCTTCTTTTTTCAAGTTTGGCAATTCAGCTAGAGCGCGTGAAGTCTTTTCCCAGTTTTGCCAGCGTTGCACATGAAGTTGTTTTAGACGTTCTCTAGCATTATTTAGTTGATTAAAATCGAGTTTAGAAAACTCCTTTATTTGTCGTTCATGTACTTCTGGATTAAAATTCTTTAACTCAGGTTTTTTGGCAAGAATTGCATCAAGGCATATTTGATAAATTCGCTTTTCTAAAACGGGGAACCATTGCTCTGGTTTGATTTTATTTTCACGTAAAACATCTAAAAACTTATTATTACCCAGATTTTCGAGTTTCTGATAAGTTTCTTTATAAGTCAGCCATTCTTGAAAATAAGGCAGTTCCGATTGAGCCAAGTTTAAGAATCTTTCTAGCTCGACAAAAGTAATTTGATTGCCAGGTAAGTAAGAATCTGTGATGTCACTTTCATCAAAGTGTGATAGCAGGAAATCTAATCCTTGCCTAATACGGTGATGGGCTGACTCATATTTCTTAACTAATTCAGCCAGTTCGCGCCGTTTAGAAGGAGAATTTAGAATGCGCTGGACTGAATCAGCAGAAAGCGAATACTTTTGTAAGCCAGTCAACCAACTTAAAGCTTGTTCGATTTCTTTTAACTCTGCCTCACGAGAAACTTCTGGGTTAAATAAAGATCCAAAAACCTGACGAGCCGGGTAATCAATTTGAAGCAGCTTATTTTGCAAAGACTCAATAGGATTGGGTTTGTTATCACGCAAAGCATCTAAGAAATCTTGGACTCCTAAACTTTCTAGTTGCCCATAGATTTCTTTATAAGTCAACCATTTGCGGAAGTCGGGTAAGTCGGATTGAGCTAGACTTAAAAAAGTTGCCAGTTCGGTAAATAAAATTTGATTGTGAGGTCGATATTGACCAATAATATCATTCTCATTAAAGTATGAAAATAAGAAATCCATGCCCTGGCTAATATCTTCAGGAAGGGATTCAAGCTTCTTAACTAGTTCAGCTAGTTCACGTCGTCCAGAGGGAGAATTCAGAAGTGGTTGGACTGAATCAACAGAAAGCGAATACTTCTGTAAGTCAATCAACCAATTTAAAGCCTGTTCAATTCCTTTTAACTCTGCTTCACTAGAAAATTCTGGGTTAAATAAAGATCCAAAAACCTGACGAGGCTGGTACTCAATTTGACGTAACTTATTTCTTACAGACTCAATAGGATTAAGTTTGTTATCGCGCAAAGCATCTAAAAAATTTTGGACTCCTAAACTTTCTAGTTGCCTATAGATTTCTTTATAAGTCAACCATTGGTGGAAATTGGGTAAATCGGATTGAGCTAGGTTTAGAAAAGTTGCTAGTTCGGTAAATATAATTTGGTTATGAGGCTGATATTGCCCAATAACATCATTCTCATTAAAGTATGAGAATAAGAAATCCATACCCTGGCTAATATCTTCAGGAAGGGATTCAAGCTTCTTAACTAATTCAGCTAATTCGCGTCGTGCAGAGGGAGAATTTAGAAGCTGCTGGACTGAATCTGTAGGAAGCGAATACTTCTGTAAGCCAGTCAACCAACTTAAAGCTTGCTCGATTTCTTTTAACTCTGCTTCACTAGAAACCTCCGGGTTAAATAAAGAGCCAAAAACTTGACGTGCTGGGTAATTGCTTTGATATAGTTCGTTCCGTGCAGATTGTATTTGAACCGCTTGCGCCAAATCACGTTTTAATTCGTTGTGAGAAACTTGCCCTTTTTTAGTACTTAGTTTCTTCAAAAGCTTGACATCACGCCTGTATCTGGAGTTAAAAATTCTAATCAGCCAAAAGCGGCTATATTTCTGATATCTATTAGCTAAAGCAGGCAATTCTGAAGAGAACAATTCAGGATGATATTTTTGTTTTAAAAGTGGCTCCTTGTCTCCCAAAATTTTAATATCTGCTTTCATTTTGTTGAAGGCACTTTGAGCCATAGAAATATCTAATTCAGTCCAATTATTGGGTAAATTAGATGGAGCTTGCAATATATGTTTAAGAGCAGGAATGCAAACTTCTATATCTCCCAGATTCAATAAAGGCTTAATATTAATAATTCTTTGAAGCTGCTGGCTAGCTGTCTGAATCCAAGAAATTGCTTGTTTAAATTTATTAATTTTATTATTTATTTCTAATTCCAGCGTATCAGAGCAGGAACTTAAAGTACTTTGTGCCCAAATCGTTGTTTTTTCTCCTCTTAAAAATGGGAGAAATGAAGAAAGTCGAGCCAGCAAATTTTGTGCTTCTTGCGAAAGCTTATTTTTTTCAATCTCTTGAATGTCTATTTTTAGAATACTGAAAGCATACTGAGCAATTGCTATATCTACTCCAGTCCAGTTATCAGGTAAATTAGGTGGAGCTTTCAATATATGCTGAATAGCAGGAAAGTAAGTTTCTACATTTTCCAAACTCAATAAAGGTTGAATTCTTAAAATAACTGCAATCTGTTGGCTAGCTGTCTGAATCAAAGAAATTGCTTGTTTAAATTTATTAATTTTATTATTTAATTCTAACTCCAGAGTTTCAGAGCAAGATTTTAAAGTACTTTGTGCCCAAATTGTTGTTTTTTCTCCTCTTAAAAATGGAAGAAATGAAGAAAGCCGAGTCAGCAAATTTTCGGCTTCTTGCGAAAGCTTATTTTTTTCAATCTCTTGAACGTCTGTTTGCAGAATAGTGAAAGCATTCTGAGCAACTGATATATCTACTCCAGTCCAGTTTTCTGGAAGATTGGATGGTGCTTTTCGTATGTAGTCTATGGCTGGATAGCACTTATCTAAAGACTCTAAACTCAATAAAGGTTGAACTTGGAGAGTCTCTTGTAATTCTTGATTAATGTTTTGGGCTGAAAAAATTGCTTGCTGAAATTCCTCTATTTTCTGTGTAATTTGCAATTCCATTTCATAGGAATAAGAATTTAGAGAACTTTTTTCCCAAATAGTTGTTTTTTCCCTTTTAAAGAAAGGAAGAAATTTTGCTAATTGATTTAATAAGTCTTCCGCCTGGTGTAATCTACTCTCATTCCATTGGCTAAAGTTGGAAAATATGACATTAATATTGGGAACTGCTTCGCGTTCTTTTTTCAAAAGCTCACCAAATATCTCAAAAGGTGATTTATCTAGAGGTTGTTCTTTAGCGTGTAAACTTGTCAGATATAATTTTAGCGATTGACGATTAGAAACAAGCTGCTCAAACAAACCATGATAATTTTCTGCACCGTAAATTTGTTTGATATCTTCAATAGTTTTTGATAAATTCTTTACAAGCTCTCGCTTATCTGTTGTTCCACTATGGTGGAGATTAAGACATATATGGTCTAAACCACATTCAGCCATGCGCTTATAAACCACACTTAGCGCTGTTTCTTTTTCTGCAACTAATAAAACTGACTTGCCATTGCCAACCAGTTCAGCAATTATATTTACAATAGTTTGACTTTTGCCCGTTCCTGGTGGCCCTTGGACAACAAAGCTAGAACCAGATTTAGCTGCTTCAATCACGACTTGCTGGCTAGAGTCAGCATCAAGAATTTGAAATATTCGCTCAGGTTTAACTTGTGAATCTAGAGCAGATGCAGGTATGGGTTCTCTATAGTTAGACTGATAGGTAGTTAAATCACCACTAATCGCTTGTAAAATTGGGTGGTCAAAAATTAGAGCTTCATTTTCGATAATATCTCGAACCATTGCAGCTTTAGCATAAGAGAACAGCGAGAGAAATACATTCTCTTTAATTTGCCATGTCTTTTGTTCTGCTAATAGCTTTTCAATTTCAGCAATAATTTCGTCATAAGTTAGTGTTTGTATAGCTTCTCCCTCTGGAAGCTCAATCCCAAAAGTTTGCTTTAACTTTTGTGTCAACGTTGGATTTAATACAACATCTTCATCTAATAGAGATATTTTATAAACATCTCGTCTAGGTTCTTTAATTAACTCTACAGGTACTAAAATTAGTGGTGATACCAAAACATCTTCTGGCTTATCCTTATCTTTGTCATACCAAGTCAACGTTCCAAGAGCCAAGAATAGGCTGTTTACCCCTCGTTCTTCAAATGAGCGTCGTGATTCAAGACGCAATTTATTCAGTCGTTTAAGTTGCTCACTGCCTCTTTGACGAGTAATTAATTCAAAAGGATTTTTTTGTGCTGATAATGCCTTGGTATTTCTGGACTGAATAATATCTTGATGTTCGCCATCAAGTATTTGAAAATAAAGCGATTTCTTATCTTCTGTCAGATTTTGGAAGAGAACATCTGGTTCTTCTGTCAGAATTTCTAATATTCGAGGACTATCTTGCCGAAACTTGATGAGAGGATTTCGTCGTCCTAAGTCAGCCAGCCCAGCTTTCCACTTTGCAATTTTTTGAGCAAGGTTTTGTTGAGAGTCTGAAGCTGACTGTCGCATACTCGCTTTTCTCGTAAATAAACTTACTGTTATTATACTGTCCTTTTCCTGCGTGAGTATTTGCCTGATCATTGAGGATTCATCCGAATCAAGTCTGTTAAAATACTATCTAAACTACCGTTAACTTGAATACGATCGATCTTCTCTGCAATCCGCTCTAATACTTCCAGTTCTTTCAAACGCAATGCGACGGGGTTATCTTCCATCACTTTGGCAGTGTTTAACATACTGCGGGTAGCAGCAGTTTCTTCTCTACGTCTGACTACGTTTGCTTGAGCGGTTTTTTCTGCCTCCACTACTTTGCTCAAGATGGCCTTAATCTCACCAGGTAAAATAATGTCTTTGACACCTACAGAATCTACTTCAATTCCATAGTCTGCGGCTTTTTGGCGAATGTATTCCGAGATGCTTCTATCAATTGCACCTTTATCTTCTAACAAAGCATCTAAGTTGCGTTCGCCGACTGCACCACGCAAAGCAAACTGTAATTCTTTGTACAAATAACCAGAAATATCTGATAACCCGTTTTTTGCCCTCAATGGGTCGAGTATGCGGAAGCCAGCCGTTAAATTTAACCGCAGAGGTACTTTATCTTTAGATAGGATGTCTTGACCGGATACTTCCATATTTTGTAGTCGCAGATCAATGGCTTCGGTTTGAAAAGAGCGGCCAAATAACCACCAAGCATGTACTCCTGGCGATCGCAATCCTTGAAACTCTTGATTAATGTATACTAGTCCCACATGCTGGGCGGGAACTTGGCAAATATGCAAACAGTTGCGACTGAGCAGTTTTACTTCTGTTGAACCCTCAACCAACTCAGACACTAAGTTAAGCTGTAACTGAGCATCAGCGCTGATGTCGATAATTTCCACTGCAACACCTTGCCAAAATAGTTTGCGGCTGGTGGGTGGCAAAATAGAAATCACTTTCCCCCGATATCGCACAATTGCAACTTGCGAAGTCTGTAATTGCACGACTTCACAGTAAGCAGCTATAAAGTCGGGATGTTTTTCAATGAGTACATCTTCGAGGGGAAAATCTGGGTTAGGGATAATTCGGCTGAGAGTCCTGACTGTAACATCTCTATCTACCGACCAAAAAGCATACTCTCCTGCTTCTAGAGGTCGGACAAAATTGTTTTGCAGATATAGTAAACCAATCTCAGACTCCGAGATTTGGAATTTCTTCAATCCATTCAACGTAACTGAGCGCAATTGCTGCACAAAGGAACTAGGCAATTCTAAGCTTTCTTCCAAGTTGAATATATGAGACTCTACTTCAATAAAACCACGCCAAAAAGCAATCAATTTATTTGGTGCAACGCTTACCCAATTCTGACCGTAGCGGACTAACGCAACTTGATTGAATGCGGTTCTGATAATCAATAAATGTTCTTGTAGTTCGGCTTCGTGATTTCGCAACAACAGTTCTAGGTTTTCAATCTGAGCTAGTGGCTGATTGAGGTCACAAATTTTTACTTGCCAATGCCGACCAAAATATGTATGTGTGCCGGGTTGCAAAATTTTTTTAAAATCACTGCGGTGATATAAGATACCAATTTCGTTAGGTTTGATATAAAATGTTTGCCACATAGTAATTTGCATAAATAATTTGCGCGATCGCTTAAGTAAGCTAGCTAAGAAGATTCGATCAACACATTTATAACCTTACTTGAACTCAAATAGCACCTGTGTCTCACAGCTTAAGTACTGGAGTACACAGAATTCATTTAGAGGCTCTTAGGCTTTAGAACCCTGTAGACAAAGGCTAAAGGATTGGTTTCATCTCTTTGTACTACTATATACTACAAAAGATTTATTTACTCTGCCAGTGCAGGTTTTTACAGTTCCGGTGCGGGCAAAAGCTTCTCCAAAGCTGGATTAAGATTGCTGTTACTTTTCTCAAACTGCTCAATGGCAATCTAAAAAAATAGAACCGCGCTCAAATATGCCGTTCGCTTTGCCAATCCAGAATCCCCAAAGGAAAACCAGATGTAGGAAAAGGAAGGGACATACTCAAGTTAGGGAGAGATACAGTTGCGCTAGCTCTTTTACTGTTATAAATACCTGCATGACAGAGTAGAAAAAACAAGAAGTTTTTTTGATTGGGGTTTTTTGAACACCCAATACATTTGTGTAGCCATAAGGCTGCCTTGTCCCTAACAAGGTGCCCGTACCCAGGGCGAGGGTTTTGGTTGAAAGTATAGGAATCGAACCTATAACCAATCGGCGATACACCGACCGCTCTACCAAATGAGCTAACTTTCATGGTGAAATAGTTGAAAGTACTGGGCGGTATACGCTCTTACCAGAGGTTAGCGTACCAGTCGGGATACAGAACCCAAACTACAGCTTTGTGACTTTGTTACTATCCCGGTTCAAATCTAGCACAAGAAAATAAGCAGCTTTAAAAACGTACTTCATCAGGTTGGGAGTTGCCATATTTCTGCTTGATGCGTTCCACACTTGATTTGAACTCTGCACCTTTGTTCGGGTTAATCATTGCTACATAATTTGCAAACCCGGTAATTGCGGCAATTAAATTAGTTGAATTTCCCCAAGTTTTTCCTGATAAACCTTCTTGTTCAATTTGATATAGAGTGGCACGAAAGGCTTTTAATGTCTTTTTAGATATATTTAATTGTGTATTTACAATAACACCTGTTACTTCTTGCTGCACTGATTTACTGGAAATCTTAGTTTTATTATCATTAACAGTAAAACTTTCATTAGTAATGATAATTTTAGCGTTTTTAATCAAATTAGATATTTGGTGCGATGCGTCGCCAGAGGCAGAAAATGTTAAATCGTCAGCATACCGCGTATAGGAAAACCCAAGATTTTCAGAGATTGTAGCGAGACGACTATCGAGATTACGGCAAATTAGATTAGAAATAGCAGGACTTGAAGGTGAACCTTGAGGTAAGTGGCGGTTTTCTGAAGCTATATAGTTAATTTTTCCATCTATTGCTATTTCAGCAGTTGTACAAATCAACCCGAAAATTGTCGCCGTAGGTTCTGAATAACCAAAGCCGCAAAATAATTCTTTGACGCGGTTGTAAGAAATTGACCGAAAAAAATCCTGTAAATCAAGATTAATTATTACATTTGCACCAACATGGGGTTTAGCATTGGTGACTATCGAACGATTTTTACAAAAGCCATGTGCTGCATTATGAATTTCTAATTTCTCTAAAATATTCTCTAGAATCCACCTTTGAGCAGCTTTAAGTTCTGGCTTTGGTGCAGAAATAATTCTTTCTCCACCTGTCTTTTTTGAGATTTTGAAAGGGACGTACTGTCTAGTTAGGGATGTACTAGTTGTTAAAAAGCGCAGTTTCTCTAGACTTATCCCCATCGCAAAGGCTATTTCTTCAGCACTATTATATTCAGCTAAACCATGCGATCGCAAAACTGCTAAATTATCAGTTCCCAACCTTTCTAGATTACTTGCAGCCGCTAACGGGGTAGTGATTAGATTTTTGCTGTACATACTACAAAAGATTTTTTGACTCTGCCAGTGCAAGTGTTTACAGTTTAGGTGTGGGCAAAAGCTTCTCCAAAACTGGATTAAGATTGCTATTCCTTTTCCCAAACTGCTCAATGGCAATCTAGAAAAAAGAACCGCGCTCAAATATACCGTTCAATTTACCAATCTAGAATGCCCGAAGGAAAACCAGATGTAGCAAACGAAGGGACATACTCAAGTTAGGGAAAAATGCAGTTGCGCTTACTCCTTGACTGAGGCTACCGAACATTACCCTTACGAATAATGACCGATAGCAGAACACTTACACCGCAGAGTTGAGAAAATGAGGGGTCTCGAATCTGTTAAGATCCGTACCATATTGGCTACCTTTACAGGGTAGTGTCTTTTGACCCGGACAGGGTTTTGGGTGAAAGTATAGGAATTGAACCTACAACACATCGATTATGAGTCGATTGCTCTTCCAATTGAGCTAACTTCCTGGGTGATTGATACAGGAGTTGAACCTGTGACGCATCGATTATGAGTCGATTGCTCTACCAACTGAGCTAATCAAACGATATAGTTTAAAGTACTCGGCGGCATACGCTTGTATCAGAGATTGGCGCACCAGTTAGGCTTATGGAACCTAAACTATAGCTTTGTAACTTTATTACTATCCCGCTTCAAATCTAGCACAGGAAAATCGCTGTAATTTATTCTTTGGGAATCCCTAGATGATCCCTCAAATCAACGTAAGGCGCTCTATTACTTTTACTTAAAGGTTGCCGCCAAGCCAAGAGATTATTTAGCGCTTGAACGCCATCTTCATTGGGTTTGAGAGTCAATATCAACTTTTCACAGCGTCCATTGACTTGATTTGCGGTGCAAATCACATTTTGTCCGTTCATTTTGCCGACAGTAATAAATCTCAAGTCTCTGTTGCGGCGGTAATTTTCCAAACGGTGGCTTACGTCTTGACAGCGCGTTAGTTTATTGTAACCAGCGTCTCTAAAGTAATTGGAAGTCCAGCGAATCCAAGGCTCACTAACACCTCTAGGATTTGTGTACACCGTCACGGGTTTGTTTCCTAAGGTGTCACAATAAAATCCTCGCCTACTTTCAGCTTGACTTGGCTGATTGATAGTTGCAGTCGCGCTGAGGGCAATTCCACCTGCAACCAAAACATTTGTCAATGATGCCAATTTCATGAGTATCTCTCAAATGTTGAGTAAAAAGTTTTTATTTGCCTTGTATTTGGAACTCTTCCTACTTCATTTAATAGGGAGACGATCGGAAGATTTAACTTCTTATATCCCAAGCAATTGGGATATAAGAAGTTTTTACTTGTATATATAATGAGCCGCAACCCACTTGCGACCATGATTTGTTTTTTCCCAATGTGCAGGAACTAACACTTTCTTTTTGACTGGTGGTGCATAACGCTTAATTTGTGGTGGTTTTTTTGCTATTATTTGAGCGGGTCTATTAATAGCGTGGGGCTTCACAATAACTTGTAATGCTGATGCTTGTGAAGGAATAGAAGTAACAGTAAATGGTACAAGAAGTGCTACACCGGCAAGAATTTGTTTAATATTCATCACTAAATTTCCTTTGGTAAACTGCATGATTAAAGTTCAATAAACTTTAATCTGGTTGATGTCTCATGTTTATAAGCATAAGAGTTAAAACAGCTATGAACTAGTGATAAAAGTAACTAATTGGATTATGACTTAAGTAATCTCTAATGTCAGGATTCTCAGTTTTGAATCATGAATGAACCTTATTCTGTCAATGCCATGTACTGCTGAAGGGAAGATAAAAATGGCTATGATGCCGAGCAAATAAGCTCAGAAAAGCAGAAATGCTATATACGAATCATATTTGATTTTTGAACAGATACGTAGGGTGCGTTAGCGACAGCGTAACGCGCCAAATCCTTGACAATGGTGCGTTACGAACTTCGTTCTAACACACCCTACAATACTAAGTTCACAATAAGTCAGTGTATATTCCAGTCGATAAGCAGCAAAACGCGATCTTAATGCTGATTGAAATCGGTCAAAACCTCGTTCTAAAATTAGCTGTGTTAGTGGATCTAGACTCATTCTTTATATTGAAAGTAGGAGTATATCAATTTGCTCCAACTCCGCAAAAAATAATTACCTCAAATACAATGT
Protein-coding sequences here:
- a CDS encoding DUF4011 domain-containing protein → MRQSASDSQQNLAQKIAKWKAGLADLGRRNPLIKFRQDSPRILEILTEEPDVLFQNLTEDKKSLYFQILDGEHQDIIQSRNTKALSAQKNPFELITRQRGSEQLKRLNKLRLESRRSFEERGVNSLFLALGTLTWYDKDKDKPEDVLVSPLILVPVELIKEPRRDVYKISLLDEDVVLNPTLTQKLKQTFGIELPEGEAIQTLTYDEIIAEIEKLLAEQKTWQIKENVFLSLFSYAKAAMVRDIIENEALIFDHPILQAISGDLTTYQSNYREPIPASALDSQVKPERIFQILDADSSQQVVIEAAKSGSSFVVQGPPGTGKSQTIVNIIAELVGNGKSVLLVAEKETALSVVYKRMAECGLDHICLNLHHSGTTDKRELVKNLSKTIEDIKQIYGAENYHGLFEQLVSNRQSLKLYLTSLHAKEQPLDKSPFEIFGELLKKEREAVPNINVIFSNFSQWNESRLHQAEDLLNQLAKFLPFFKREKTTIWEKSSLNSYSYEMELQITQKIEEFQQAIFSAQNINQELQETLQVQPLLSLESLDKCYPAIDYIRKAPSNLPENWTGVDISVAQNAFTILQTDVQEIEKNKLSQEAENLLTRLSSFLPFLRGEKTTIWAQSTLKSCSETLELELNNKINKFKQAISLIQTASQQIAVILRIQPLLSLENVETYFPAIQHILKAPPNLPDNWTGVDIAIAQYAFSILKIDIQEIEKNKLSQEAQNLLARLSSFLPFLRGEKTTIWAQSTLSSCSDTLELEINNKINKFKQAISWIQTASQQLQRIINIKPLLNLGDIEVCIPALKHILQAPSNLPNNWTELDISMAQSAFNKMKADIKILGDKEPLLKQKYHPELFSSELPALANRYQKYSRFWLIRIFNSRYRRDVKLLKKLSTKKGQVSHNELKRDLAQAVQIQSARNELYQSNYPARQVFGSLFNPEVSSEAELKEIEQALSWLTGLQKYSLPTDSVQQLLNSPSARRELAELVKKLESLPEDISQGMDFLFSYFNENDVIGQYQPHNQIIFTELATFLNLAQSDLPNFHQWLTYKEIYRQLESLGVQNFLDALRDNKLNPIESVRNKLRQIEYQPRQVFGSLFNPEFSSEAELKGIEQALNWLIDLQKYSLSVDSVQPLLNSPSGRRELAELVKKLESLPEDISQGMDFLFSYFNENDIIGQYRPHNQILFTELATFLSLAQSDLPDFRKWLTYKEIYGQLESLGVQDFLDALRDNKPNPIESLQNKLLQIDYPARQVFGSLFNPEVSREAELKEIEQALSWLTGLQKYSLSADSVQRILNSPSKRRELAELVKKYESAHHRIRQGLDFLLSHFDESDITDSYLPGNQITFVELERFLNLAQSELPYFQEWLTYKETYQKLENLGNNKFLDVLRENKIKPEQWFPVLEKRIYQICLDAILAKKPELKNFNPEVHERQIKEFSKLDFNQLNNARERLKQLHVQRWQNWEKTSRALAELPNLKKEANKRSRHLPIRKLLNDTQKGIPNIAKALKPCWMMSPLSVSQYINPDVIHFDVLIFDEASQLRTEDVVPSIIRSNQVIVIGDKKQLPPTSFFSTGDSQEDIGDEDDASYESVLDECSRFMFGRTLKWHYRSQDERLIAFSNHHFYDDELVTFPNPVQNSDLGVSFRHVPDGVYDRSGRTDNRREAQVVSQLALEHFQRFPEQSLGIIAFSENQADAIREQIEILGKDHPNLETFCSDNSPQFFLKALENVQGDERDAIILSVGYARDSQGKLYLNFGPLNRQGGERRLNVAVTRAKSKITLVSSIVAGDIDKTRAQSKGVKLLHDYLEYAASGGKRLQGNSYTDTPDFDSPFEEDVYHALVEQGYTIRTQVGCSGYRIDLGVVNSDRPGEFLLGIECDGASYHNSPTARDRDRLRQEVLERLGWKIHRIWSTDWFRNKPVQVHLLIEKIKQLQQINS
- a CDS encoding slipin family protein — translated: MWQTFYIKPNEIGILYHRSDFKKILQPGTHTYFGRHWQVKICDLNQPLAQIENLELLLRNHEAELQEHLLIIRTAFNQVALVRYGQNWVSVAPNKLIAFWRGFIEVESHIFNLEESLELPSSFVQQLRSVTLNGLKKFQISESEIGLLYLQNNFVRPLEAGEYAFWSVDRDVTVRTLSRIIPNPDFPLEDVLIEKHPDFIAAYCEVVQLQTSQVAIVRYRGKVISILPPTSRKLFWQGVAVEIIDISADAQLQLNLVSELVEGSTEVKLLSRNCLHICQVPAQHVGLVYINQEFQGLRSPGVHAWWLFGRSFQTEAIDLRLQNMEVSGQDILSKDKVPLRLNLTAGFRILDPLRAKNGLSDISGYLYKELQFALRGAVGERNLDALLEDKGAIDRSISEYIRQKAADYGIEVDSVGVKDIILPGEIKAILSKVVEAEKTAQANVVRRREETAATRSMLNTAKVMEDNPVALRLKELEVLERIAEKIDRIQVNGSLDSILTDLIRMNPQ
- a CDS encoding reverse transcriptase family protein, giving the protein MYSKNLITTPLAAASNLERLGTDNLAVLRSHGLAEYNSAEEIAFAMGISLEKLRFLTTSTSLTRQYVPFKISKKTGGERIISAPKPELKAAQRWILENILEKLEIHNAAHGFCKNRSIVTNAKPHVGANVIINLDLQDFFRSISYNRVKELFCGFGYSEPTATIFGLICTTAEIAIDGKINYIASENRHLPQGSPSSPAISNLICRNLDSRLATISENLGFSYTRYADDLTFSASGDASHQISNLIKNAKIIITNESFTVNDNKTKISSKSVQQEVTGVIVNTQLNISKKTLKAFRATLYQIEQEGLSGKTWGNSTNLIAAITGFANYVAMINPNKGAEFKSSVERIKQKYGNSQPDEVRF
- a CDS encoding COP23 domain-containing protein, producing MKLASLTNVLVAGGIALSATATINQPSQAESRRGFYCDTLGNKPVTVYTNPRGVSEPWIRWTSNYFRDAGYNKLTRCQDVSHRLENYRRNRDLRFITVGKMNGQNVICTANQVNGRCEKLILTLKPNEDGVQALNNLLAWRQPLSKSNRAPYVDLRDHLGIPKE